In a single window of the Lynx canadensis isolate LIC74 chromosome E2, mLynCan4.pri.v2, whole genome shotgun sequence genome:
- the TEX101 gene encoding testis-expressed protein 101, translating to MGTRRAQSLLFLLLLGAPSLASVQNLYCHKGVFTSIEEDPSSMFNWTTEKVESCEGGSFCQESLLMVKAGAKTAVLATKGCIYDGTQAVTYVKHSPPPGIITVSYTSYCEDSFCNGRKDLQELWRPAETLEASRAPSTSVPFYCPTCVALGTCLTAPSLPCPNDTTQCYQGRLQITGGGIDSFLEVKGCTSITGCRLMAGFFTIGPMWVKEVCPYQSLPQPRKTENGATRLPVSVWRFELLLLLLLLQ from the exons ATGGGTACCCGTCGTGCCCAGAGTTTgttgttcctcctcctcctgggagcCCCCTCCTTGGCCT CGGTGCAAAACTTATATTGTCACAAGGGCGTGTTCACCAGTATAGAAGAGGACCCAAGCAGTATGTTTAACTGGACCACGGAGAAGGTTGAGAGTTGTGAGGGCGGGTCATTCTGCCAGGAATCCCTTCTGATGGTCAAAGCAG GGGCCAAGACCGCAGTTTTGGCCACTAAGGGCTGCATCTACGATGGGACGCAGGCGGTGACGTATGTCaagcactccccacccccaggcataATCACAGTCTCCTACACCAGCTATTGTGAGGATTCCTTTTGCAACGGCAGAAAGGACCTCCAGGAGCTCTGGAGGCCGGCAGAGACCCTAGAAGCCTCGAGAG CTCCCAGTACCTCAGTACCCTTCTACTGCCCAACCTGTGTGGCTTTGGGGACCTGTCTGactgctccttcccttccttgtccCAATGATACAACTCAGTGCTACCAAGGAAGACTTCAGATCACTGGAG GAGGCATCGATTCTTTTTTGGAGGTGAAAGGTTGTACATCCATAACTGGTTGCAGGCTGATGGCTGGGTTCTTTACCATAGGACCCATGTGGGTGAAGGAAGTTTGTCCGTACCAGTCTCTCCCTCAACCCCGAAAGACTGAAAATGGGGCCACCAggcttcctgtttcagtttggaggttcgagctgctgctgctgctgctgttactgCAATAA